GCCGACGCACGGCAACGACTCGGGCTACCTGCGGCTGTACATGGCGCAGTTGCGGCGGAAGCTCGAACCGGAACCCTCGCACCCGCGCTACCTGGTCACCGAGTCGGGGATGGGCTACCGGTTCGCCCCGGCCGGCTGATCCGCCGCGTCGTCGCGGATCGCGCCAGGGCGCGCGCTCAGCCGGCGTGCGCGTGCGCCGCGAGCTCCGCGCGGGTCCGGGCGCCGTGCTTCCGGAGCAGGTTCGCCACGTGGTACTTCACCGTGTTCACGCTGATGCCGAGCCCGTCGGCGATCTCGCGGTTGCCCACGCCGGTCGCGACGAGCCGCAGGACGTCGAGCTCGCGCGGGGTCAGGTCGGAGTCCTCGGGCGAGGGCACCGAACCGATCGGCGGGTCGAGCGGCACGGTCACGTCGAGGACGGACCCCCAGCCCGGCGTCGAGTCCACCCGCATCTGGCCGGCGAGTGCCGCGACCCGTTCGGCGATCGGCCGCATGGCGTCGTCCTGGGCGTCGTGCGTGCCGGCGCCGTCGTCGCGCAGCTGCATGAGCAGGTTCCGCCCGTCGCAGTCCCACTGGATCCGGACCCGTCCGGCGGACCCCTCGTCGACGAGGGTGAGCACCGCCGTCCGGACGATCGCCCGGGCGGCGTGCGCGACGTCGCCGGGCAGCGCACGTCCGGTCGCCGGTGGTTCCACGAACTGCACGTCGAGGTCGCCGAACCGCACGAGGGGGCGCAGGTCGGCGCGGAGGCGCGAGAACGCCCCGGCGACGGGCTCGAGCAGCACCTCGCGCTGCCGGTCCGTCGAGGTGCGCAGGTCGACGAGGGCGGCGGACGCGATCTCCACCGCCTCGGCCCGTGCGGCGGCGTCGCCCACCCGCGGGGAGCGCAGGACCGCGAGGACGGACTCGAGCGTCAGGGTGTGGCGGTCGGCCTGGTCGGCCAGCACGCGGGCCTGCTCGGCGGCGTCGGCCCGGTTCGGGTGCCCCGGGTCGCGTGACGACGTCGGCAGCGCTGGAGCGGAGGCCCGACCCGGCCCCGGGACCGCCGTCACCGAGGTGTCGGGGGTGATGCGGGCCTCCCGGCCGGTCGATGCGTCCACCGGGCCGAACCTACCCGCCCCGCCCGAGTGGGACGCCGTGGGCCATCCGAACGGGTGGGACGCCCGCCGTGTCGGGTAGCGGCGTACGGCGCACCGGGCGCGCACTCTTGACCCATGACCCGACTGACGCTCGCCACCGCGCTCGACCTCGTGAGCCACGAACTCGACGACCTCGTCGACGGGGTGGCCGAGAGCGACCAGACGGTCGCGGACCGCGCACTCGACCTGCTCGACGGCGCCGAGCGCGTGTTCGTGCACGGCGCCGGCCGGTCCGGCCTCGCGCTCCGGATGACCGCGATGCGATTCATGCACCTCGGGCTCGACGTGCACGTCGTCGGCGAGACCACGACCCCCGCGATCGAGGAGGGCAACGTCCTGCTCACCGCGAGCGGGTCGGGCACGACCGGCGGCATCGTGCAGGCCGCGCGCACGGCGGTCGACGTCGGTGCGCAGGTCGTCGCCGTGTCGACCACGTCCTCGTCCCCCCTCGCCGAGCTGGCCGAGGTCACCCTCGTGCTGCCGGCGGCGACGAAGACGGACCGCTCCGGGACCGCCTCGGCCCAGTACGCGGGCAGCCTGTTCGAGCAGGGCGTCGTCCTGCTCGGCGACGCGCTGTTCCACGCGCTCTGGCAGCGCAGCGGACACTCCGCCGACGACCTCTGGCCGCGGCACGCCAACCTCGAATGACCCCCACGGAAGAAGGAACACCCATGCAGCTCCAGTTCGCCATCGACACCCTCTCCACCGACACCGCCCTCGAGCTCGCCGCCGCGGCTGCCCCGCACGTCGACATCCTCGAGCTCGGCACGCCCCTCGTGAAGAGCGCCGGCGTCGCGGCCATCACCGCGATGAAGGATGCCCACCCGGACAAGATCGTGTTCGCCGACCTCAAGACGATGGACGCCGGTGAGCTCGAGGCCGACATGGCGTTCCAGGCCGGTGCCGACCTCGTCACCGTGCTCGGCGTCGCCGGGGACAGCACCATCGTCGGTGCCGTGAAGGCAGCGAAGAAGCACGGCAAGGGCATCGTCGTCGACCTGATCGGCGTCCCGGACAAGGCTGCCCGTGCCCGCGAGGTCACCGAGCTCGGCGTCGAGTTCGTCGAGGTGCACGCCGGCCTCGACGAGCAGGCCGAGGAGGGCTTCACCTTCGACACGCTCCTCGACGAGGGCAAGGCCTCGGGCGTGCCGTTCTCGATCGCCGGTGGCGTGAAGGCGTCCTCGGTCGCCTCGGTGAAGGCTGCCGGAGCCCGCGTCGCCGTCGCCGGCAGCGCGATCTACAGCGCCTCGGACGTCGGTGCCGCTGCCGCCGAGATCCGCGCCGCGATCGACGCCGCGTAGTCCTTCCGCACGACGCGGTTGCCTCGAAGCGCCGCGATGCCCACGAGACGCCTCCGAATCCGGGGGCGTCTCGTGCTGTCCGGGGCGTCTCCGGCTGACGGGGGCGTCTCGGCAGCCGGGAGGCCCGTGGCGGGCTTCAGCGCCGGTTCAGGCCGCGCCGCCATGCTCGGACGATGCGTGTGCTGGTGGTCGACGACGAGGTCCGGCTCGCCGAGGGCATCCGGAAGGGCCTGCAGGCCGAGGGCTTCGCGGTCGACGTCGCCCACGACGGTGTCGACGGCCTCTGGTACGCCCGCGAGAACCCGTACGACGCCATCGTGCTCGACCTCATGATGCCGGGCATGAGCGGCTGGAAGGTCTGCGAGACCCTGCGCGCCGAGCAGGACTGGACGCCCGTGCTCATGCTCACCGCGAAGGACGGCGAGTGGGACCAGGTGGACGCCCTCGACGCCGGCGCCGACGACTACGTGACGAAGCCGTTCTCGTTCCCGGTGCTCGTCGCACGGCTCCGCGCGCTCGTCCGGCGCGGGTCCCGGGAGCGGCCCACGGTCCTCCAGGCCGGTGACCTGCGCTTGGACCCCGCGGAGCGACGGGTCTGGCGGGGCGAGGTCCTGCTCGACCTGACCAGCCGGGAGTTCACGGTCCTCGAGTACCTGATGCGCCACCTCGGGCAGGTGCTGTCCAAGCGCGACGTCATCGCGAACGTCTGGGACGACGACTTCGCGGGGGACCCGAACATCGTCGAGGTGTACGTCGGGCACCTCCGACGGACGGTCGACCGACCGTTCGGCCGGAACGCCATCGAGACCGTCCGCGGGGCCGGCTACCGCCTCGCCGCCGACGGTGGCTGACCGGTCGCGTCCGTCCCGCCGCCCCCGGTCCATCCGGGCGCGCGCGACGGGAGGCGCGGCACTCGTCGTCTTCGTCGCCCTCGTCCTCGGGGCGGTCGCGTTCGTCGGGGTCCTCCGGACCTCGCTCGTCGACGGCGTGCGGTCGACCGCCGAGCAGGGCCTGGACAGCCTGACCGCCCGGGTCGAGGCGGACGGGACGGCGGCCGTGCGCGCCGAGGACGACGACGTGCTCGCGCAGCTGCAGGACGGGGACGGCCGCGTGCTGGCCCGCGCGGAGGACAGCCCGGACCGGCCGCTCGCCGCCGCCGAGGAGTCCCGGTACCGGCACGACGGCGAGCGGTGGCTGCTCGTCGCCGACGACGTGTCGCTCCCCGGCGGCGGGGACGGCGTGCTCGTCGTCGGTGCGTCGCTCGAGGACGCCGACACCGCCACCCGGACGGTCACCGTGCTCGTGGCCGCCGCGGTCCCGGTCGTCGTGGCACTCATGTCGCTCGTGACCTGGATCGTCGTCGGCCGCGCCCTCCGACCGGTCGACCGGATGCGCCGCGAGGTCGACGAGGTCGAGGGCACGAACCTGCACGCCCGCGTCGACGAACCGGGCTCCGGGGACGAGGTCGACCGGCTCGCCGTGACCATGAACCGGATGCTCGGACGGCTCGAGGCGTCCCAGCAGGCACAGCGGCAGTTCGTGTCCGACGCCTCACACGAGCTCCGGTCCCCGCTCGCCACGATCCGGCAGCACGCCGAGGTCGCCCGCGCGCACCCGGAGGTCACCGACACCCGGGAGCTGGCCGACGTGGTGCTCGACGAGGGAGCCCGACTGCAGGAGCTCGTCGAGTCGCTGCTCCTGCTCACGCGGGTGGACGAGCGCGGGCGCGAGCGGGACCGTGCGGTCGACCTCGACGACCTGGTCTTCGCGGAGGCGTCCCGGCCGCGGTCCGCGATGGCCGTCCCCATCGACGTGTCCGGCGTCGCTCCGGCCCGGGTGCGCGGCGACGACCGGCTGCTCGGGCGGGTGGTGCGGAACCTCGTGGACAACGCGGTCCGGCACGCGGACCACGCGGTGGTCGTCACGCTCGCCGCCGACGGTGGGGCAGCTGTCCTGACCGTGGACGACGACGGGCGCGGTGTCCCTGAGGCCGACCGCGCCCGCGTCTTCGAGCGCTTCGTCCGGCTCGACGAGGGGCGGGCGCGTGATGCGGGCGGGTCCGGGCTGGGGCTCGCGATCGTCGACGCCGTCGTCCGCGGGCACGGCGGCAGCGTTGCGGTGTCCACGGCGCCCGGTGGCGGCGCCCGTTTCACGGTGCGGCTGCCGGCCGAGCAGGACTGACCGGGCACACCGGGGCCGGTCCCAGGGCGCTTCAGGTCTGCTTCAGTGCCCGCGACCCAGGGTGGTCACATGCAGACCACGACGAAGACCACCGCCCGCCGCGTCGCCCTCCTCACCGCACTCCCCCTCGTCGGGGCCCTGGTGCTCGCCGGGTGCGCGACGGACGACGACGACCGCGACGACATGGCCGCCCCCGCCGTCTCCGCCCCGGCTGCGTCCGCCCCGTCCGTCTCCGCGACCGAGGGCACCGGTACCGGTACGACCGCCGCCGACGGGAAGTCCCTCGCCGCCGCAGCCGCGACCGCACGCACGGCCGTCGGCTCGGGCACCGTCACCTCGATCGAGCAGGAGGCCGGCGGCACCTCGTGGGAGGTCGTCGTCGTCACCGCCGACGGCAACGAGCAGGAGGTGCACGTCGCCGCGGACGGGAAGCGCACCACCGCTGGTCCGACGAAGGAGACCTCGGACGCCGACGACGTCGCGGAGAACGAGCGGTTCGTCGAAGCCGCAGACCTCACGGTGTCCCAGGCCGCCTCACGTCTGACGGGGACGGTCGCGGGCACGGTCACCGAGCTCGGTCTCGACGACCACGCGGGCACCGTCGTCTGGGAGGGCGACGTCCTCGACGGCTCCGGCGCGACGCACAGCATCCGCATCGACGCCGGCAGCGGCAAGGTGCTCGCGAACAGCGTCGACACCGACGACTGACGCCCCCGACTGCGCGAGACGCCCCCGAGGACCCGGGCAGCCGACTCCGGCGGCGTCTCGTCGGTTCCGAGGCGTCCCGCAGACGCCGGCGTCTCGCCACCCACCGCCTCCCGGCATCCGGGCAGCGGCAGTACCGTCGGCTGCGTGAGCACCGACACGCGCCCGAGCCCCCGCCGCCACCGAGCCCTGCGCGTCGGCGCGTGGGCCCTCGCCGTCCTGCTCGTCCTCGTGCTGGTGTTCCTCGTCTGGGCGCACGTCGTCATGCAGGGAACCCGCTCGGCGGCACTCACCGTGTGGCGCGACGACCGGGTGTCCGTGCGGGACGCCGGCGACGCCGTGGTGATGACCCCGACCGGGACCGCGGACGGCGTCGGGATCGTGTTCGTGCCCGGCGCGAAGGTCGACCCGTACGCCTACATGGCGACCTTCCGGCAGGTGGTCGGTGACGGCACGACGGTCGTCATCACGAAGCCGACGCTCAACCTCGCGTTCTTCGACACCCGACCGCTCTCCCGCTTCGAGGCGCACGCCCCCGGCGTCCGGACGTGGACGGTCGGGGGGCACTCGCTCGGCGGGGTGCGGGCCTGCCAGCTCGCGGCGGGGCCCGACGTCGCGGGGCTGCTCCTCCTCGGCAGCTACTGCGCGAACGACCTCGCCGACACCGACCTCGACGTGCTCAGCGTCTCGGGCTCGCGGGACGGCCTGTCGACGCCCGCGAAGGTCGCCGCGGCCCGCGACGAACTCCCTGCCTCCGCGACGTCGGTCGAGGTGCCGGGAGCGAACCACGCCGCCTTCGGTGCCTACGGCGCGCAGCCCGGCGACCAGCCGGCGACGGTCTCCCGGCGCGAGTCCGGGCAGGCGATCACCGCCGCCGTCGAGCGCTGGGTCCGCGACCTCCGCTGAGGGGGACACTCCGCGAGACGCCCCCGTCTGCAGACGGCGCCGCTGAGAACTCGAGACGCCGCCGGATTCGGCGGCGTCTCGGCCGTTCGGTGGCGTCTCGGGCGGACGCGCGGTGCGTGGCGGACGCGGGGCGGGCCTCCAGGCCGGCAGCCGGGAGGCGCGACCC
The sequence above is drawn from the Curtobacterium sp. L6-1 genome and encodes:
- a CDS encoding PepSY domain-containing protein, whose protein sequence is MQTTTKTTARRVALLTALPLVGALVLAGCATDDDDRDDMAAPAVSAPAASAPSVSATEGTGTGTTAADGKSLAAAAATARTAVGSGTVTSIEQEAGGTSWEVVVVTADGNEQEVHVAADGKRTTAGPTKETSDADDVAENERFVEAADLTVSQAASRLTGTVAGTVTELGLDDHAGTVVWEGDVLDGSGATHSIRIDAGSGKVLANSVDTDD
- the hxlA gene encoding 3-hexulose-6-phosphate synthase, coding for MQLQFAIDTLSTDTALELAAAAAPHVDILELGTPLVKSAGVAAITAMKDAHPDKIVFADLKTMDAGELEADMAFQAGADLVTVLGVAGDSTIVGAVKAAKKHGKGIVVDLIGVPDKAARAREVTELGVEFVEVHAGLDEQAEEGFTFDTLLDEGKASGVPFSIAGGVKASSVASVKAAGARVAVAGSAIYSASDVGAAAAEIRAAIDAA
- a CDS encoding helix-turn-helix transcriptional regulator encodes the protein MDASTGREARITPDTSVTAVPGPGRASAPALPTSSRDPGHPNRADAAEQARVLADQADRHTLTLESVLAVLRSPRVGDAAARAEAVEIASAALVDLRTSTDRQREVLLEPVAGAFSRLRADLRPLVRFGDLDVQFVEPPATGRALPGDVAHAARAIVRTAVLTLVDEGSAGRVRIQWDCDGRNLLMQLRDDGAGTHDAQDDAMRPIAERVAALAGQMRVDSTPGWGSVLDVTVPLDPPIGSVPSPEDSDLTPRELDVLRLVATGVGNREIADGLGISVNTVKYHVANLLRKHGARTRAELAAHAHAG
- a CDS encoding response regulator transcription factor, which encodes MRVLVVDDEVRLAEGIRKGLQAEGFAVDVAHDGVDGLWYARENPYDAIVLDLMMPGMSGWKVCETLRAEQDWTPVLMLTAKDGEWDQVDALDAGADDYVTKPFSFPVLVARLRALVRRGSRERPTVLQAGDLRLDPAERRVWRGEVLLDLTSREFTVLEYLMRHLGQVLSKRDVIANVWDDDFAGDPNIVEVYVGHLRRTVDRPFGRNAIETVRGAGYRLAADGG
- a CDS encoding sensor histidine kinase, producing the protein MADRSRPSRRPRSIRARATGGAALVVFVALVLGAVAFVGVLRTSLVDGVRSTAEQGLDSLTARVEADGTAAVRAEDDDVLAQLQDGDGRVLARAEDSPDRPLAAAEESRYRHDGERWLLVADDVSLPGGGDGVLVVGASLEDADTATRTVTVLVAAAVPVVVALMSLVTWIVVGRALRPVDRMRREVDEVEGTNLHARVDEPGSGDEVDRLAVTMNRMLGRLEASQQAQRQFVSDASHELRSPLATIRQHAEVARAHPEVTDTRELADVVLDEGARLQELVESLLLLTRVDERGRERDRAVDLDDLVFAEASRPRSAMAVPIDVSGVAPARVRGDDRLLGRVVRNLVDNAVRHADHAVVVTLAADGGAAVLTVDDDGRGVPEADRARVFERFVRLDEGRARDAGGSGLGLAIVDAVVRGHGGSVAVSTAPGGGARFTVRLPAEQD
- a CDS encoding alpha/beta hydrolase translates to MSTDTRPSPRRHRALRVGAWALAVLLVLVLVFLVWAHVVMQGTRSAALTVWRDDRVSVRDAGDAVVMTPTGTADGVGIVFVPGAKVDPYAYMATFRQVVGDGTTVVITKPTLNLAFFDTRPLSRFEAHAPGVRTWTVGGHSLGGVRACQLAAGPDVAGLLLLGSYCANDLADTDLDVLSVSGSRDGLSTPAKVAAARDELPASATSVEVPGANHAAFGAYGAQPGDQPATVSRRESGQAITAAVERWVRDLR
- the hxlB gene encoding 6-phospho-3-hexuloisomerase, which codes for MTRLTLATALDLVSHELDDLVDGVAESDQTVADRALDLLDGAERVFVHGAGRSGLALRMTAMRFMHLGLDVHVVGETTTPAIEEGNVLLTASGSGTTGGIVQAARTAVDVGAQVVAVSTTSSSPLAELAEVTLVLPAATKTDRSGTASAQYAGSLFEQGVVLLGDALFHALWQRSGHSADDLWPRHANLE